The Papaver somniferum cultivar HN1 chromosome 3, ASM357369v1, whole genome shotgun sequence genome includes a region encoding these proteins:
- the LOC113358425 gene encoding uncharacterized protein LOC113358425: MPVMEKLKMFVSQEPVVAASCLLAGVGLFLPAVVRPILDSFESSKQVPQPALKEVLAGMTGKNQ; this comes from the exons ATGCCGGTGATGGAGAAACTGAAGATGTTCGTATCCCAAGAACCAGTCGTGGCAGCTTCATGTCTCCTCGCTGGTGTTG GGCTCTTCCTTCCAGCAGTGGTCAGACCTATCCTGGATTCCTTTGAATCATCTAAACAGGTTCCACAGCCTGCTTTAAAAGAG GTGCTTGCGGGTATGACTGGCAAAAATCAATAG